One Amblyomma americanum isolate KBUSLIRL-KWMA chromosome 8, ASM5285725v1, whole genome shotgun sequence DNA window includes the following coding sequences:
- the LOC144100156 gene encoding uncharacterized protein LOC144100156, with product MAPKDSSLQQYAAYMSGLSPELFSSASEAYARLQELKTILSERGANLKAQCVQDSPHSCELPRQLEQWNGVLGIVGVQLRERNNCGELAVVGFQKIYPMHTECRMKRSVLLFHWLLVNHRCVTMLRMEAWGVFDSLVYITIFYDAVAKCTSLRNLQFCMEFLWASDCEQLLDAVQCMPNLEEIVCNDFDAGNEYSNMATLAHVIRTKGKLNRLVIELFCGWGYAAHRLPCMGSILAALRCNTAITDLSIDVSWMTGDDCRLFSQVIKENRSLKSLCLLGWIERLTLTVAEIAGAVEDSDALVSLQLVRFVMDTCAVWALARALSSSKQMRQLELVSCRLVVTEPNSVRSTGLEMEGDSHSRVPWAMQPFVHMLRKVKSLRRLRFPLYVSTTENERACFDALANEASVESVHWKCNNNSYLIDSCSAVSEAGTGVQVTIEDLYRDDQPLEGITEWAQVVRFRLRDWEQTLTIAHFKQLHAFHKLSTLTVQIITMIQPEQAEILAQFLRLTKSLNKITMSFEAKRMESVVLLDGLSRNISITTLIIERWCRSRRAGRLLADVVCSSKKLRSLTYEDSSVSTSRAFSSTLAKSIRNNITLLSMSTRVLTAPKRKLALIHEVLARNNQLLVRAARFVSGRDLGKIGAEALEIIGSDPVLIEKVQEMSSVNEKEAEDMIRQRLRDLDDMDGFMRAAGVVRDSVVCKESPDSRPGLDALPWLSWQHLRQYLRLVDVVAHPCNRNAV from the coding sequence ATGGCTCCGAAAGACAGCAGTCTGCAGCAGTATGCGGCCTACATGAGTGGTCTGAGCCCGGAGCTGTTCTCGTCCGCCAGCGAAGCGTACGCCAGGCTGCAGGAGCTGAAGACCATTCTGTCCGAGCGCGGAGCCAACCTGAAAGCGCAGTGCGTTCAAGATAGCCCGCACAGCTGCGAATTGCCGCGGCAGTTGGAACAATGGAACGGTGTCTTGGGAATTGTAGGCGTGCAGCTCAGAGAACGTAACAATTGTGGCGAGCTCGCCGTGGTCGGCTTCCAAAAAATCTACCCAATGCATACCGAATGTCGCATGAAACGCTCGGTGCTTCTCTTCCATTGGCTGCTTGTGAATCACCGGTGCGTCACCATGCTTAGGATGGAGGCATGGGGAGTCTTTGATAGCCTCGTTTACATAACCATTTTCTACGACGCTGTGGCTAAGTGCACTAGCCTTAGGAACCTGCAGTTTTGCATGGAATTCCTGTGGGCGTCGGATTGCGAGCAGCTGTTGGATGCGGTGCAATGCATGCCCAACCTCGAGGAGATCGTCTGTAACGATTTCGACGCCGGCAACGAATACAGCAACATGGCCACCCTAGCTCACGTAATCAGGACAAAAGGCAAGCTGAATCGGCTCGTGATCGAGTTGTTTTGTGGTTGGGGATATGCTGCGCATCGTCTGCCATGCATGGGGTCCATTCTGGCAGCGCTGCGGTGCAACACGGCAATCACTGACCTTTCCATCGACGTGAGCTGGATGACAGGAGACGATTGTCGTCTTTTCTCGCAGGTTATCAAAGAAAACCGCTCGCTGAAGTCGTTGTGCCTGCTCGGTTGGATCGAAAGGCTCACTTTGACCGTGGCTGAGATCGCAGGAGCGGTGGAGGACTCGGATGCGCTGGTTAGTTTGCAGTTGGTTCGTTTTGTCATGGACACCTGTGCGGTTTGGGCACTGGCGAGGGCACTGTCCAGTTCCAAGCAAATGCGGCAGCTGGAGCTCGTCTCCTGCAGACTGGTCGTCACAGAGCCGAACAGTGTACGTAGCACAGGATTAGAAATGGAAGGCGACTCACACAGCAGGGTCCCCTGGGCAATGCAGCCCTTTGTCCACATGCTGCGTAAGGTCAAGTCGCTGCGGAGGCTCAGATTCCCTTTATATGTCTCTACAACGGAGAATGAGCGGGCGTGTTTCGATGCATTGGCGAATGAAGCCTCAGTCGAAAGTGTGCACTGGAAGTGCAATAATAATTCTTACCTAATCGACTCATGCAGCGCCGTGAGTGAGGCAGGCACTGGCGTCCAAGTAACAATCGAGGACCTTTATAGAGACGACCAGCCATTGGAGGGCATAACAGAGTGGGCACAAGTTGTAAGATTTCGCCTGCGGGATTGGGAACAAACTCTAACCATTGCCCATTTTAAGCAGCTGCACGCGTTCCACAAACTGTCAACTCTTACGGTGCAAATTATTACAATGATTCAACCCGAGCAAGCGGAAATTCTTGCTCAGTTCTTGAGGCTTACCAAATCACTCAACAAGATCACAATGAGCTTCGAAGCGAAGCGCATGGAGTCAGTGGTACTGCTCGACGGGCTGTCACGCAACATCAGCATCACGACTCTCATCATTGAGCGCTGGTGTAGGAGCAGGCGAGCAGGGCGTCTTCTGGCAGACGTCGTCTGCTCGAGCAAAAAGCTTCGGTCGCTTACGTACGAAGACAGCAGCGTGAGTACATCACGAGCTTTCTCCTCTACGCTCGCGAAGTCTATCCGGAACAACATCACCCTCCTTTCGATGTCGACGCGTGTGCTTACTGCTCCAAAGAGGAAACTAGCTCTTATTCACGAAGTGCTAGCGCGCAACAACCAGCTGCTGGTCCGCGCCGCACGATTCGTCAGCGGCCGCGACTTAGGCAAAATTGGTGCCGAGGCACTCGAGATAATCGGCTCGGACCCCGTGCTCATCGAAAAAGTTCAAGAAATGTCGTCAGTGAATGAAAAAGAAGCTGAGGACATGATCCGACAAAGGCTTCGTGATCTGGACGACATGGACGGCTTCATGAGAGCTGCCGGTGTTGTCAGGGACAGCGTCGTGTGCAAAGAGAGCCCCGACAGCCGCCCCGGCCTTGATGCACTTCCGTGGCTTAGCTGGCAGCACTTGCGCCAATATTTGCGCCTGGTGGACGTTGTAGCGCATCCCTGCAATAGAAACGCAGTTTAG